Proteins from a genomic interval of Quercus robur chromosome 9, dhQueRobu3.1, whole genome shotgun sequence:
- the LOC126701059 gene encoding uncharacterized protein LOC126701059, translating to MSKALDQLSKSPFTHHIERDVLPRQFQQSNFAIYNGRTDPMEHVSQFNQRMTVHFRNEALMCKVFPSSLGPVAMRWFNGLKTNSINSYRQLTQAFGSRFVTNRRAPRPSSALLSLSMHDEETLKAYSDRYWETYNKMEDNFDDVAIITFKNSLLADYGLRKSLIGKSANSMHQLMDRIDKYKRVEEDQLQGRGKEKLGKNIEIYVDDMVVKSKVVSEHLRDLGNTFGILRKQKLRLNASKCSFGIGSGKFLGYMVTHRGIEVNPDQIKAINDLKSPQM from the exons atgagcaaggcaCTGGATCAGCTCTCCAAGTCGCCTTTCACGCATCACATAGAAAGGGACGTACTTCCTCGACAGTTCCAGCAGTCAAACTTCGCCATTTACAACGGTAGAACAGACCCgatggagcatgtgagccagttcaaccaaaggatgACTGTCCATTTTAGGAACGAGGCActgatgtgcaaggttttcCCATCTAGCTTGGGACcagtggcgatgaggtggtttaatggTCTGAAGACGAATTCCATTAACTCGTATAGGCAGCTGACCCAAGCTTTTGGCTCCCGTTTCGTTACGAACCGCAGAGCCCCTCGGCCTTCGAGTGCTTTGTTGTCGTTATCCATGCATGACGAAGAAACCTTAAAGGCCTACTcagacagatattgggagacgTACAATAAAATGGAAGACAACTTTGACGACGTCGCCATTATCACTTTCAAAAATAGTCTCCTAGCCGATTACGGCCTGCGAAAGTCTCTGATTGGCAAGTCTGCCAACAGTATGCATCAACTAATGGATCGAATCGACAAGTACAAGCGAGTGGAGGAAGACCAATTACAgggaagaggaaaagagaag CTGGGCAAGAACATCGAAATCTACGTcgatgacatggtggtgaagagtaaagtggtgtccgagcatttAAGGGACCTCGGCAACACCTTTGGCATCTTGAGGAAACAAAAGCTGCGCCTAAACGCTTCCAAGTGCTCCTTTGGCATAGGGTCAGGCAAGTTTTTAGGCTACATGGTTACCCATAGGGGAATCGAGGTCAACCCTGACCAGATCAAGGCCATCAACGACCTGAAATCGCCACAAATGTAG